From one Astatotilapia calliptera chromosome 10, fAstCal1.2, whole genome shotgun sequence genomic stretch:
- the LOC113030331 gene encoding uncharacterized protein LOC113030331: MLRLDDEASSGLEASAAAGPSPPPMAAFAVALKLPDFWLHDPPSWFMHVEAQFALRGVSADDTKYHHVVASLDPLSTRRVMTLLRDPPAQGKYAALKGLLLRRYSLSDAERAEKLLSIAGLGDGTALELMESMLSLLGAEDGGFLFTHLFLRQLPAPVRAGLANSPLLATKDYRSLAEEADRILLATRTFGVQTVIQDPPAFSPSPSPMLHGPSDSSTVAGIAARRHRGKGLCFYHQRFGAKARRCLPPCSFQTQGNGHVSAL, encoded by the coding sequence ATGCTAAGGCTCGACGACGAAGCCAGCTCTGGCCTGGAAGCATCGGCGGCCGCCGGACCTTCACCTCCGCCGATGGCTGCGTTTGCTGTGGCGCTTAAATTGCCGGATTTTTGGCTTCACGATCCTCCTTCATGGTTCATGCACGTAGAAGCTCAGTTTGCTCTTCGTGGAGTTTCAGCCGACGACACTAAATACCACCATGTGGTGGCCTCACTTGACCCGCTGTCAACCCGCCGTGTGATGACTCTCCTCCGGGATCCCCCAGCCCAGGGCAAGTACGCCGCCCTCAAGGGGCTGCTGCTGCGGCGTTACTCCCTCTCTGATGCTGAGCGGGCCGAGAAACTCCTTTCCATCGCGGGCCTGGGCGACGGCACCGCCCTCGAGCTCATGGAGAGCATGCTGTCCTTGCTGGGCGCGGAGGACGGAGGATTTCTCTTCACCCACCTCTTTCTTCGACAGCTGCCGGCTCCAGTGCGCGCTGGCCTTGCCAACTCCCCGCTATTGGCCACGAAGGATTACCGCTCCCTAGCGGAAGAGGCGGATCGCATCCTCCTGGCTACCAGGACTTTCGGCGTCCAGACGGTTATTCAGGACCCACCAGCGttttccccctccccctccccgaTGCTCCACGGGCCCTCCGACTCGTCCACTGTGGCCGGAATCGCTGCACGGCGGCACCGCGGAAAGGggctttgtttttatcaccAGCGTTTTGGAGCGAAGGCACGGCGCTGCCTCCCGCCTTGCAGTTTCCAGACCCAGGGAAACGGGCATGTCAGCGCTCTGTAG